The Ramlibacter algicola genome segment GCGATCACCGCCTGAAGGCCGAAGACCCGCGCGTGGTGATGCGGCTGGCGCACCAGGGGGCGCCCGCGATCGCCTGAACGCGACCGTGCGAGGGTGGCGCGGCCACCCAGATGCTTTAAACTTCAATTATCCAGGCTTGGAGCATCCATGAAGATCGTCTGCATCGGCGGCGGCCCGGCCGGCCTGTACTTCGCCCTGCTGATGAAGAAGCAGGACCCGCGCCACGACATCACCGTCGTCGAGCGCAACCGCCCCTACGACACCTTCGGCTGGGGCGTCGTGTTCTCCGACCAGACGCTGGGCAACCTGCAGGCCGCGGACGCACCGACGGCGGACGAGATCCTCGGCGCGTTCAACCACTGGGACGACATCGAGGTCCACATCCGCGGCGAGACCTTTCGCTCGGGCGGCCACGGCTTCTGCGGCATCGGCCGCAAGCGCCTGCTGAACATCCTGCAGAAGCGCTGCGAGGACCTGGGCGTCAAGCTGCAGTTCGAGACCGACGTGCAGGACGAGTCCGCCTACGCCGATGCCGACCTGGTGATCGCCAGCGACGGCCTGAACAGCCGTGTCCGCACGCGCTACGCGGCGACCTACCAGCCCGACATCGACCTGCGCGACTGCCGCTTCGTCTGGCTGGGCACGCACAAGAAGTTCGAGGCGTTCACCTTCGCGTTCGAGGAGACGCCGCACGGCTGGTTCCAGGCGCACGCGTACCAGTTCGATGGCGACACCTCGACCTTCATCATCGAGACGCCCGAGGACGTCTGGCGCAAGGCAGGCCTCGAGGACATGCCGAAGGAGGAGGCGATCGCCTTCTGCGAGCGGCTGTTCGCGAAATACCTCGATGGCCAGCCTCTGATGTCGAACGCGTCGCACCTGCGCGGCTCGTCGCAATGGATCCGGTTCCCGCGCGTGGTGTGCCGCACCTGGGTGCACCACAACGGCCGGCAGCCGGTGGTGCTGATGGGTGACGCCGCGCACACGGCGCACTTCTCGATCGGCTCGGGCACCAAGCTCGCGCTGGAGGACGCGATCGAGCTCGCGCGCCGCATCGGCGCCGCGGACGGTGACCTGCCGCAGGCGCTGGCCACCTACGAGGCCGTGCGCAGCGTCGAGGTGTTGAAGATCCAGAACGCGGCGCGCAACTCGACCGAGTGGTTCGAGAACGTCGATCGCTACGTCAACCTGCCGCCGCGCCAGTTCGCCTACTCGCTGCTGACGCGCAGCCAGCGCATCAGCCACGAGAACCTGCGCCTGCGCGACCGCGGCTACGTCGAGCAGCACGAAGACTGGATTGCGCAGGTGGCCGGCGTGCGGCGCGAGCCCGCGCAGCAGTCGGTGCCGCCGATGCTGACGCCCTTCAAGCTGCGCGACGTCACGCTGAAGAACCGCGTCGTCGTCTCGCCGATGGCGCAGTACTCCTGCGTCGACGGCGTGCCGGCCGACTACCACCTCGTCCACCTCGGCGCGCGCGCCATGGGCGGCGCGGGCATGGTGGTGGCGGAGATGACCTGCACGTCGGCCGACGCGCGCATCACGCCGGGCTGCCCCGGCCTGTGGAGCGAGCAGCAGTGCACGGGCTGGAAGCGCATCGTCGATTTCGTCCATGCCAACACGGACGCGAAGATCGCCATGCAGCTGGGCCACGCGGGTCCCAAGGGATCGACGCGCGTGCCCTGGGAAGGCGAGGACCAGCCGCTGGCCGAAGGCAACTGGCCACTGCTGTCCGCTTCGCCGCAGCAGTACATCGACGGCGTGAGCGACTGGTCGCGTGCGATGACTCGCGCCGACATGGACCGCGTGGGTGACGATTTCGTGCGCAGTACGCGCTTCGCGGCGCAGGCTGGCTTCGACTGGCTGGAGCTGCACTGCGCGCACGGCTACCTGCTCTCCAGCTTCATTTCGCCGTTGACCAACCAGCGCACCGACGAGTACGGCGGCTCGCTGGAGAACCGGTTGCGCTATCCGCTGGAGATCTTCCGCGCGATGCGCGCCGCCTGGCCGCAGCACCTGCCGATGTCGGTGCGCATCTCCGCGCACGACTGGGTCGACGGTGGCATCACGCCGGACGACGCGGTGGAGATCGCGCGCATGTTCAAGGCCGCGGGCTGCGACCTGGTCGACTGCTCGTCGGGCCAGGTGAGCAAGAAGCAGAAGCC includes the following:
- a CDS encoding bifunctional salicylyl-CoA 5-hydroxylase/oxidoreductase; the protein is MKIVCIGGGPAGLYFALLMKKQDPRHDITVVERNRPYDTFGWGVVFSDQTLGNLQAADAPTADEILGAFNHWDDIEVHIRGETFRSGGHGFCGIGRKRLLNILQKRCEDLGVKLQFETDVQDESAYADADLVIASDGLNSRVRTRYAATYQPDIDLRDCRFVWLGTHKKFEAFTFAFEETPHGWFQAHAYQFDGDTSTFIIETPEDVWRKAGLEDMPKEEAIAFCERLFAKYLDGQPLMSNASHLRGSSQWIRFPRVVCRTWVHHNGRQPVVLMGDAAHTAHFSIGSGTKLALEDAIELARRIGAADGDLPQALATYEAVRSVEVLKIQNAARNSTEWFENVDRYVNLPPRQFAYSLLTRSQRISHENLRLRDRGYVEQHEDWIAQVAGVRREPAQQSVPPMLTPFKLRDVTLKNRVVVSPMAQYSCVDGVPADYHLVHLGARAMGGAGMVVAEMTCTSADARITPGCPGLWSEQQCTGWKRIVDFVHANTDAKIAMQLGHAGPKGSTRVPWEGEDQPLAEGNWPLLSASPQQYIDGVSDWSRAMTRADMDRVGDDFVRSTRFAAQAGFDWLELHCAHGYLLSSFISPLTNQRTDEYGGSLENRLRYPLEIFRAMRAAWPQHLPMSVRISAHDWVDGGITPDDAVEIARMFKAAGCDLVDCSSGQVSKKQKPVYGRMYQTPFADRVRNEAGIATMAVGAITDADQVNSIIAAGRADLCAIARPHLADPAWTLHEAAKLGYTGVRWPVQYLSGKSQLERNLERDRQVAAQNAGLSALEQANRAQGA